Sequence from the Muntiacus reevesi chromosome 9, mMunRee1.1, whole genome shotgun sequence genome:
ttttcattttgtattggggcatagctgattaacattgttgtgatagtttcaagtgaacagcgaagggactcagccacccatatacatgtatccattctcccccaaacccccctcccatccaggctgccacataacattgagtagagttccatgtgctatacagtaagtccttgttgattatccttTTTAAACCATCCTTAATGGTCAGTGTGTACATAACCTtttcaaactccctaactattcctttgCCTGGTGACcacaagttcattttctaagtctgtgagtctctttggtTTGTAAGTAAtgatcatttgtatcatttctttttagagtccacatataagggatgtcatagacTATTTcgcctctgtctgacttacttcacctagtaGTATGTAAGGCCTTTAATCATTAATTTAAGAAAGCTGAATTGTGGACAAAGTTTTCAGTTATactattttctctacttttctgtatgatttaaacatttaaaaataaaatattaaaaatgttaaagtaaaataaatattaaaagcaaaaaataacaaaggagagagaaaaatgtactGTTGTATGGACAATAAAATACCTCCCTTGGAAATACAATTCATCACGTAAAATAGAACATAAGTAAGGACACAGAGGATTTGTATAACACATGACCTAATGCCTacacagaaaatgtttaaatcagGTGGTCTAAACCAGAAAAGGAACATCAGTTTATAAATATAGATGATGGTTGAGGTTATAATAAAAGTAATTCTACAGctgcttaattaaaattaattaattaaaatatttttagaataaaaaacaatCTCAGAtttcaaagcagaaagaaagtgttagttgatcagtcatgtctgacacttttcaACCCTGtggtctgtccatgaaattctctaggtaagaatactggagtggatttccattcccttctccaggggatcttcatgacccagggatcaaactcaggtctcctgcattacaggcagattctttaccctctgagctaacAGAGAAGCCTATGTGATTTCAAAATAGCATTAATTGTATAATAATGATTAATATAGGTTTTCAAGCATAAATATATACTGCTATCTTTTGACAAAAAGACTGAGAAGTCTAACACTTGGCTCAGGAATTATATGATTCAAGATAAAGTATCTTATATTGTTTTTAGTGCTTATGTGAGGGCCATAACCCATACCACTACCTTTTGACTAAAGAAAAGTAGTAGTGGTGGTagttaagtctctcagtcgtgtccggctcttgagATCCTATGGATTgcagactgtcaggctcctctgtccatgggatttcccaggcaagaatactggagtgggttgccatttccttctccgagggatTCTTCCTGACTTGggaattgaatccaggtgtcctgcattgcaggcgaatgctttactgactgagttacgAGGGATATTACTAGAAATTACAGTGGTTAGACTAAAAATCATGAGGGCCAGGAAAATAAATCAAGTTTAGATAAGTTGAAAACTACCACAGTTTATAAAGCCAAATTAAAACAACCTTATcggatattttttcttaaatttatttatttttgtctgtgctggttcttcattgctgcctgggctttctctagttgcagtaggtgggcttctcattgctgtggcttcttctgttgcagagcactCGGCTATACTgaggtgggcttcagtagctgctgtgggtgggttcagtagttgtggctcctaggctttagagcacaggctgaaTAGTTGTGTCTCATAAGCCTAGTTGCTTCACAAAACgtgggaccttcctggatcagggatcaaacctgtgtctcctgccttagcaagcagattccttactactgaGACAACAGGAAAGCCCCTCATCTGATCTTATATAAAAACTTCATacaaaagtcaaaacaaaacaaatggagcATATAAGTTAACAATCCAATTAAAACTTATGAAATGTGGCTTCCAAGTTGTTAGGGTGAAATGGCATGCCTGCCATCCTTAAACTCTTGGGAGAACATATTTTGTTAATTCACTCATCCAATATGTTTGATAAGCCAGACAGAATCCATATTTCCTCTATCATTTTATAATAGCTGAATGAAAGCATGTAATACTTCTTAGCATATTGCATCCAccattacaaaattaaaaaaaaatttagaagggAGATGTTCTGGGAAACTTGGAAAAATCTTATACATCCAGGACAAGTACCACCTAACAAAAGCAGTTTCATGACTCTTGTCAATGCCAATGCTTACTTTACCTGAAAACTAGGTGGCTTTAATGAACTGCTTCTAGTTTTTCTGAGTCTAACCCCCAACTATAACACCCCCAAAATTATATATGTAGAAGTTCCAATAAAGGAAGAGAACTAAAGTgtgaaattatgtattttataaatatatcccATTTGTAGGAAAATTTAcattgtatgtattttatattataaaaatatatattacatatcatataatatatttataagtgggttttattataaaatgggccaagatattatatatatgtatgtatacatatatatgtatataaaatcctGTTTTCTCTCTACCAAGGTAAGTTTTGCACGCTGTCTTGCATCTGAAAggtatttctttctcattttttcatagattttaaaaagcaattaaatgaaatatcattAAGGTCAATTGATTATAAAGGAACAAGTTCCCTAACCCACTAGGAAGCAAGCAACAGGTCATTACATTGACTATTGCAGAACTTCTTTTTGTATGTGCCTCCTAAGATAGAAAtagcttttaaaacaaaacaaaattaaactggAAAAATGTCATTAATGAAACTCTAAAAACTAGTTGTATAACTATTTCTGAATATCTTcttgaaaaatagaattattttttaatgattttactaATGTATGTGCTTTAGAGTTTTGATTATTTAACTCTTTGCCttctaaaataaagaatttaattaatacaagaaagaaaagggaattttCTTTGATATATAGCCTCTTAGTCCTTAATTATTGTATTAAGTCAGTATGTTTatcattgcagatgatgaaaaaaaagaagaaaatctgaaatctGAATTTCTTCAGCAAAGAGAATCTCTCAAGAAAAGGGCTCGGCCACTTGCCATGGTTTTTCTGATGGCATTTTTGATCTCCTTGTTCCTCAGGCAGTAGATGATAGGGTTGAGCATGGGAGTAAAGACTGTATATATGGCTGAGATCAATTTGTTAGAATTGAATGAAGCAATGGCCCGAGGTCGGACATACATGAAGATCACGGCTGTGTAGAAGATGACTACCACTATAAGGTGAGAAGCACAGGTAGAGAAGGCCTTCCGCTGCCCAGTGGCTGAAGGAATGTGCAGGATGGCAGAGACAATGAAGGCATAGGAAAGGACGGTGGCTGAGAGAGGAAACACAAGGACGATGATGGCTAGCACAAAGTCTACCATCTCTGCCACAGACGAGTCCATGCAGGCCAGTTTGAGGATGGGGGAAACATCACAGAAAAAATGGTTCAAAATATTATTACCACAAAAGGAAACTTGGGAGATGAAGTATACTTTTGCCATGGAGACAGTAAAGCCGCTCAGCCAGGAACTGATGGTTAGCTGAACACAAAGTTCTGTGGTCATCATAACCGGATAGCGAAGAGGCCAACATATAGCCACAtaacggtcataggccatggcagCCAAGAGCACACACTCAGTACAGGCAAGTGACATGAAGAAACAGAGCTGGGTCATGCATCCCGAGAAGGAGATGGTATTGCGACAAAGCAGGAATCCAGCCAGCATCTTGGGGACTGTGACAGATATATACCAGGTCTCCAGAAAGGACATGGTGCCCAGAAAATAATACATGGGCTTGTGCAGGGATCCAGTTACCCAGACAGTGAGGATGACGACTACATTCTCCAACAGCACAAACAGGTAGgtgatgaggaagaggaggaaaagcagaaCTTGCAGCCAAGGGTAAGTAGGGAAGCCCACCAGGACAAATTCACTAACATGAGTGATATTTTCCTTCCACATGATTAggacatcaaaaaacaaaagatttagTGATGGCAGCACCAGATTGAAGAATGAATTCACACTAGAGCAAGGGGCCCTCAGGCTACATTAAACATAACCCTAGGGTCATAATCTGGTCCTGGGGTATAATTTGGGTCACTAGAGGCCACAGCATCTTCTCCAGAAAATCAGGTGTCAGAACAGGACCTGAAAACAAATAGAATATAGACCCAAAGCTAAGAATCTCAAAGTAGAATCATGAGGTCAGATTCAGGGTTCAGGCCTTTGGATCTGAAGAGGCCTCCAGGTAGAACTAGGAGAAAATCCTTTCCTTATCATCATATTCACAGATTTCAGGGGCAGCTAGCTATAAGGTAGGAAATCATAACAATTAGAGAAAGTGCCAAGGATTGTCCAGGAAGCGAGGAAGTTTGAAGTCTGGAGAAAATGGAAGCAGAATATCAACTAGGAAAGACCCTCCTGGCTAGAAGAATTGCTGACTCTGGTCTACTGCTCAGCTATGCCCTATGTCTTTTGAAGACACTGGCAACAGTACTTAATAATTCACTGCCTATTTTTAGGGccagagctttaaaaaaattgaataaagaaATGTTTACCCTCttagaataattaaatatattttagtgttttaGATGACTTCTAATAACACTAATGCTAATAATCACATATGTAAAAgttatacataatagttttatttatacatatttaatactatatatacatatctactagttatatatttatagaatagTT
This genomic interval carries:
- the LOC136175911 gene encoding olfactory receptor 6B9-like, which gives rise to MWKENITHVSEFVLVGFPTYPWLQVLLFLLFLITYLFVLLENVVVILTVWVTGSLHKPMYYFLGTMSFLETWYISVTVPKMLAGFLLCRNTISFSGCMTQLCFFMSLACTECVLLAAMAYDRYVAICWPLRYPVMMTTELCVQLTISSWLSGFTVSMAKVYFISQVSFCGNNILNHFFCDVSPILKLACMDSSVAEMVDFVLAIIVLVFPLSATVLSYAFIVSAILHIPSATGQRKAFSTCASHLIVVVIFYTAVIFMYVRPRAIASFNSNKLISAIYTVFTPMLNPIIYCLRNKEIKNAIRKTMASGRALFLRDSLC